The Brevibacillus brevis genome contains a region encoding:
- the pstA gene encoding phosphate ABC transporter permease PstA has product MKARLMDRAATVVLTLIAVLIIGTLVGLLGFILSQGWHKLNLDFLTSPPDIVNAGGGIGPQLFNSLYLLVLTMLIALPLGIGAGIYMAEYAPDNKITQFIRMSIEVLSSLPSIVVGLFGLLVFVNMTGWGYTLFGGALALTVFNLPLLVRVTEDALRNVPRSQKEASLALGITKWRTIVSVILPAALPGIITGAILASGRVFGEAAALLFTAGMSSPNLDFTDFSLNSTTSPLNPFRPAETLAVHIWKVNSEGLTPDARDVADGAAAVLIIAVLLFNLSARWFGNWVYKKMTSGSN; this is encoded by the coding sequence ATGAAAGCGAGACTGATGGACCGTGCTGCTACTGTTGTTTTGACACTGATTGCCGTACTGATTATCGGTACCTTGGTGGGATTGTTGGGCTTCATTCTCTCACAAGGCTGGCATAAGCTGAATCTCGACTTTTTGACCTCTCCGCCGGATATCGTCAATGCGGGTGGCGGGATTGGACCACAGCTTTTCAACTCGTTGTACTTGCTGGTCCTGACCATGCTGATCGCGTTGCCGCTCGGGATCGGAGCAGGCATTTATATGGCTGAATATGCGCCGGATAACAAGATTACACAGTTTATCCGCATGAGTATAGAAGTATTGTCTTCCCTTCCGTCTATCGTAGTTGGTTTGTTTGGATTGCTCGTGTTTGTAAACATGACTGGCTGGGGCTATACCCTGTTTGGTGGAGCACTTGCGCTGACGGTATTTAACCTGCCACTCTTGGTTCGTGTAACAGAGGATGCACTGCGCAACGTACCACGCAGTCAAAAGGAAGCGAGCCTCGCGCTTGGTATTACCAAATGGCGTACCATCGTGTCTGTCATCCTTCCAGCAGCACTCCCAGGTATCATTACGGGTGCCATTCTGGCATCTGGCCGTGTATTTGGGGAAGCGGCTGCCTTGCTGTTTACGGCAGGGATGTCTTCACCGAATCTGGATTTCACCGACTTCTCATTGAATAGTACGACCTCACCGTTGAACCCGTTCCGTCCTGCCGAGACATTGGCCGTGCATATTTGGAAGGTAAACAGCGAGGGGCTGACACCGGATGCGCGTGATGTCGCAGATGGCGCGGCTGCTGTTCTGATTATTGCCGTCTTGCTCTTTAACCTTTCCGCTCGTTGGTTCGGGAATTGGGTTTACAAAAAGATGACGTCAGGATCAAACTAA
- the pstC gene encoding phosphate ABC transporter permease subunit PstC encodes MSHRTEGVNTERKSMIAQKMLTTNKRQKTENITGKTIAMICAGLLVIVVLSITYFIASKGLSTFFVDGVSFKEFLTHDKWDPEGEPSAYGVLPFILGSFFVTALAALIAAPLGIGAAIFMTEIFPGFGKKVLKPVIELLVGIPSVVYGYVGLTLLVPFIREQFDVLGFSLLAGGLVLALMILPTITSVAADAIEAVPQDLRNASLALGATRWQTIWNVVLHSALPGCLTAIVLGMSRAFGEALAVQMVIGNTTKLPGGLLEPISTLTSGITLNMGNTIQGTPYNNALWSMALLLLAMSFVFIVILRLLGRKRLAK; translated from the coding sequence ATGAGCCATCGTACTGAAGGGGTAAATACAGAGCGTAAATCGATGATTGCGCAAAAAATGCTGACAACGAACAAGCGTCAAAAGACAGAGAATATTACCGGCAAAACCATCGCGATGATTTGTGCGGGTTTGCTCGTTATTGTTGTTTTATCGATCACCTATTTTATTGCTTCCAAAGGGCTGTCGACGTTCTTCGTCGATGGAGTAAGCTTCAAAGAATTTTTAACCCATGACAAATGGGACCCAGAAGGTGAGCCATCCGCGTATGGTGTGTTGCCTTTTATTCTTGGTTCGTTTTTTGTAACGGCACTGGCTGCTTTAATTGCCGCGCCACTCGGAATCGGCGCCGCTATTTTTATGACAGAGATCTTTCCTGGCTTCGGGAAAAAAGTGTTGAAGCCGGTAATCGAGCTGTTGGTTGGTATTCCATCGGTCGTTTACGGTTATGTTGGACTAACTTTGCTTGTTCCATTTATTCGCGAACAATTTGATGTTCTTGGCTTCAGCTTATTGGCAGGGGGACTAGTTCTTGCCCTGATGATTTTGCCAACCATTACGAGTGTGGCAGCAGATGCTATTGAGGCTGTTCCGCAAGATTTGCGCAACGCTTCGCTTGCACTGGGTGCTACTCGCTGGCAAACCATTTGGAATGTCGTGTTGCATTCCGCGCTTCCTGGCTGTTTGACGGCCATTGTTTTGGGAATGTCTCGCGCTTTTGGAGAAGCTTTGGCTGTGCAAATGGTTATTGGTAATACAACGAAGCTGCCAGGCGGTTTGCTCGAACCAATCAGTACGCTCACTAGCGGTATTACATTGAATATGGGGAATACGATTCAAGGAACTCCGTATAACAATGCTCTCTGGTCAATGGCTTTGCTGCTCTTGGCGATGTCTTTCGTCTTTATCGTGATTTTGCGCCTGTTGGGCAGAAAGAGGTTGGCGAAATAG
- a CDS encoding phosphate ABC transporter substrate-binding protein PstS family protein, producing the protein MKKLSKMFIALTCVGALLAGCGSGNTAQTPAPAQQPAQEQSNSGSTTKPSGEPVTAVGSTALQPLVEQAAKDFMAKNAGAQIQVQGGGSGTGLSQVASGAATIGNSDIFAEEKKGIPANELVDHKVAVVGMAAAVSPQVKVDNLTKQQLIDIFTGKITNWKDVGGEDMKITLVNRPKSSGTRATFSKFALDGKEEAEGITEDSSGTVRKIIAETPGAIGYLALSYFNDSVKALKLDGVEANAENITTNKYPVWAYEHMYTKGEATGDAKAFLDFILTDEVQKKTVTELGFLPITDMKVERDAEGKVTQK; encoded by the coding sequence ATGAAAAAACTCAGCAAAATGTTTATTGCGCTGACATGTGTAGGGGCATTACTCGCGGGGTGCGGAAGCGGCAACACTGCACAGACACCAGCACCAGCGCAACAACCAGCCCAGGAGCAAAGCAACTCTGGTTCGACAACAAAACCTTCCGGTGAACCTGTAACAGCAGTGGGTTCTACCGCTTTACAGCCTCTGGTCGAGCAAGCGGCCAAAGACTTTATGGCAAAAAATGCAGGCGCACAAATCCAAGTACAAGGCGGAGGAAGCGGCACGGGCTTGAGCCAAGTAGCAAGCGGTGCAGCAACGATTGGTAACTCCGATATTTTTGCAGAAGAGAAAAAAGGCATTCCAGCAAACGAACTGGTTGACCATAAAGTAGCGGTTGTCGGTATGGCAGCAGCGGTAAGCCCGCAAGTAAAAGTAGACAACTTGACCAAGCAACAATTGATCGACATCTTCACTGGAAAAATCACCAACTGGAAAGACGTTGGCGGCGAGGATATGAAGATCACGCTGGTTAACCGTCCGAAATCTTCCGGAACTCGCGCGACATTCAGCAAATTCGCGTTGGATGGCAAAGAAGAAGCAGAAGGTATCACAGAGGATTCCTCCGGTACTGTTCGCAAAATCATTGCTGAAACACCAGGTGCAATTGGTTACTTGGCACTGTCCTACTTCAATGACTCTGTAAAAGCTCTGAAATTGGATGGCGTGGAAGCAAACGCAGAAAACATTACAACGAACAAATATCCAGTATGGGCGTACGAGCATATGTACACCAAAGGTGAAGCAACTGGCGATGCAAAAGCATTCCTCGACTTCATCCTGACTGACGAAGTACAAAAGAAAACTGTAACAGAATTGGGCTTCCTGCCAATCACAGATATGAAAGTGGAACGTGATGCAGAAGGCAAAGTAACACAAAAATAA
- a CDS encoding DUF378 domain-containing protein, whose amino-acid sequence MDRLALLFVIIGALNWGLIGLFQFDLVASLFGGAESIVSRIVYTLVGLFGVYAIKFLFTDREETPTT is encoded by the coding sequence ATGGATCGACTGGCCTTGCTGTTTGTTATCATCGGTGCCCTGAACTGGGGATTAATCGGGTTATTTCAGTTTGATTTAGTCGCAAGCTTGTTTGGTGGAGCGGAGTCGATTGTAAGTCGAATCGTGTATACGCTGGTAGGCTTGTTTGGGGTATATGCTATCAAGTTTCTATTTACGGATCGGGAAGAAACACCAACAACATAA
- a CDS encoding GerMN domain-containing protein: MKKSRVIWMAALVMLLLAGCGQNATETPQPTTPVEQPSGSNTDPSTTEPTLKKQMVTVYYSDNNVMEMQKEEQEITFAEDIEKYKKTLALLESPVKPDVHIPLWKDFKYHSITFDKGTLTIDADSKNQFNMGSSGETMALDALKNTFFQFSEVKEIVFLEDGKKVVTLMGHVDLSEPLKRDN, encoded by the coding sequence ATGAAAAAAAGTCGAGTGATCTGGATGGCAGCGTTAGTGATGCTGCTTTTGGCCGGATGTGGGCAAAACGCGACTGAAACACCACAGCCAACCACACCAGTAGAACAGCCATCTGGTTCAAACACTGATCCATCGACAACAGAGCCGACTCTGAAAAAGCAAATGGTCACCGTTTACTATTCGGATAATAATGTGATGGAGATGCAAAAAGAAGAGCAAGAGATCACGTTTGCAGAAGATATCGAGAAGTACAAAAAGACACTTGCCCTGCTGGAGTCGCCTGTAAAGCCAGACGTGCACATTCCGCTGTGGAAAGACTTCAAGTACCATTCAATCACATTTGATAAAGGAACCCTGACGATTGATGCAGATAGCAAGAATCAGTTCAACATGGGTTCAAGTGGCGAGACGATGGCTTTGGATGCGTTGAAGAATACATTCTTTCAGTTCTCGGAAGTAAAGGAAATTGTCTTCCTGGAGGATGGCAAGAAAGTAGTAACGCTGATGGGACACGTAGATCTCTCCGAGCCACTGAAACGGGACAATTAA
- a CDS encoding N-acetylmuramoyl-L-alanine amidase family protein: MKRRFYPLLFALLVLLLIPSWAVAASSASEEAVNLMIGGQAVNAEVPPVIKNGRTLVPVRVIAEGLGAKVDWNDATRTAVITKGTQHLSLTLDSRTAVLNGKQVKLDTPPVISQKRMLLPLRFVGESLGVTVGWDNSTRTVIANETPQVKLNGKAPTQPIKLYQVEDTMYVSAQAVAEQVGQKGFAWKRPERGMTIDDQLVLSLRQLEDELGGSFAWDKKNNQVEIDRLNILKDVSEDGDRVRIETTIPVIPQSFVMTGPHRIVLDLPQTALDDDLIEDLKRQDEKNDSVGESEETASADEEDQDTDSDSDEQNQAEQTKEEPLIADLRYSQYSASPDTVRVVIELNQKSKYELAYTEDGIEVKLTPKPKKTGYLIVVDAGHGGKDPGTKGSAGNNEKDYNLAVSNKIVALLKQYPEFQVVPVRTTDVFYELSERVAFANELDADMFLSIHANAFPKPTAAGTETFYYNENSKDFAQVVHKHLRGATQFPDRGVKKSGFYVIKNTNMPAVLTETGFLSNPQENAQLTNPAFQDKIAKAIVAAIREYYESYQ; this comes from the coding sequence ATGAAGAGACGATTTTACCCTCTGCTTTTTGCGCTGCTGGTCCTGCTGCTAATCCCCAGTTGGGCGGTTGCAGCAAGCAGTGCCTCAGAGGAAGCTGTCAATCTCATGATTGGTGGACAAGCAGTGAATGCTGAAGTGCCGCCAGTCATCAAGAATGGACGCACGTTGGTTCCCGTCCGTGTCATCGCCGAAGGGCTAGGTGCAAAAGTGGATTGGAATGACGCTACTCGAACAGCTGTCATTACCAAAGGCACGCAGCATCTCTCCCTTACACTTGACTCCCGTACAGCAGTGTTGAACGGCAAGCAAGTGAAGCTCGATACGCCGCCTGTTATTTCACAAAAGCGTATGCTGCTGCCACTGCGTTTTGTCGGGGAGTCGCTTGGCGTTACAGTCGGGTGGGACAACAGCACACGAACTGTCATTGCGAACGAAACACCACAGGTCAAGCTGAATGGCAAGGCACCAACCCAGCCGATCAAGCTGTATCAAGTGGAAGACACGATGTACGTGTCCGCACAGGCTGTAGCTGAGCAAGTGGGACAAAAAGGCTTTGCGTGGAAACGACCTGAGCGAGGGATGACGATTGATGATCAGTTGGTCCTCTCATTACGTCAATTGGAGGACGAGCTTGGAGGGTCATTTGCGTGGGACAAGAAAAATAATCAGGTTGAGATCGATCGCCTCAATATTTTGAAAGATGTATCTGAGGACGGCGACCGTGTTCGTATTGAGACGACCATACCTGTAATTCCTCAGTCCTTTGTAATGACAGGTCCACACCGGATCGTCTTGGATCTCCCACAAACAGCATTGGATGACGATTTAATCGAAGATCTCAAACGGCAAGACGAGAAAAATGATAGCGTAGGCGAATCCGAGGAAACGGCCTCCGCTGATGAGGAAGACCAAGACACAGATTCTGATTCTGATGAACAGAATCAGGCAGAACAAACGAAAGAAGAACCTCTCATTGCTGATCTGCGTTACAGCCAATACAGTGCATCTCCGGACACGGTTCGCGTTGTCATTGAACTGAACCAAAAGAGCAAGTATGAGTTGGCTTACACGGAAGATGGTATCGAAGTAAAATTGACGCCAAAACCGAAGAAAACAGGCTACCTGATCGTCGTTGATGCCGGTCACGGAGGGAAAGACCCAGGCACGAAGGGCTCCGCTGGCAACAATGAAAAAGATTACAACTTGGCTGTCTCCAATAAAATTGTGGCTTTGCTGAAGCAATATCCAGAGTTTCAAGTCGTTCCCGTACGCACAACGGATGTGTTTTATGAACTGTCAGAGCGTGTTGCTTTTGCCAATGAGTTAGATGCCGACATGTTCTTGTCTATTCATGCCAACGCATTCCCGAAACCAACGGCTGCAGGAACGGAAACCTTCTATTATAATGAAAACAGTAAAGACTTTGCCCAAGTGGTACATAAACATTTGCGTGGGGCAACGCAGTTCCCGGATCGAGGCGTCAAGAAGAGCGGCTTTTATGTGATCAAAAACACAAATATGCCCGCTGTGTTGACCGAAACTGGCTTTCTCTCCAATCCACAGGAGAATGCACAGCTGACGAATCCGGCATTCCAAGATAAAATCGCGAAAGCCATTGTTGCGGCTATTCGTGAATACTACGAGTCTTATCAGTAA